One Hordeum vulgare subsp. vulgare chromosome 4H, MorexV3_pseudomolecules_assembly, whole genome shotgun sequence DNA window includes the following coding sequences:
- the LOC123448570 gene encoding uncharacterized protein LOC123448570: protein MLVNRTTAVKMEQELLLMYRGLLVAGGDLATVIIIATDGLLTEDDELADHGVLTDDDILAAGGVLSAVGVHAEDDMLAACGILTADSVHAKDGELVDHDVLAFDGVLLAVGVYAEDTSLRTTTCSRSVASSWRSACTPRTTCLRPVASSQRTMRMRTMRTQSTTSLWTTSSSQMIACSRPVVSSWRSARTSRTSS from the coding sequence ATGCTTGTGAACAGAACAACCGCGGTGAAGATGGAACAAGAGCTCCTCCTCATGTACAGAGGCCTGCTTGTCGCCGGTGGTGACCTTGCTACGGTCATCATAATTGCCACCGATGGCCTCCTCACAGAGGACGACGAACTCGCGGACCATGGTGTCCTCACGGATGATGACATACTTGCGGCTGGTGGTGTCCTCTCGGCGGTCGGCGTGCATGCCGAGGATGACATGCTCGCGGCATGTGGCATCCTCACAGCGGACAGCGTGCATGCTAAGGACGGCGAGCTTGTTGACCACGACGTGCTCGCTTTCGATGGCGTCCTCTTGGCGGTCGGCGTGTACGCCGAGGACACGAGCTTGCGGACCACGACGTGCTCGCGTTCGGTGGCATCCTCTTGGCGGTCGGCATGCACGCCGAGGACGACATGCTTGCGGCCGGTGGCATCCTCACAACGGACGATGCGCATGCGGACGATGCGCACGCAGAGCACAACATCCTTGTGGACCACATCGTCCTCGCAGATGATAGCGTGCTCGCGGCCGGTGGTGTCCTCTTGGCGGTCTGCACGCACGTCGAGGACATCAAGCTAG